A window of the Trichoderma asperellum chromosome 4, complete sequence genome harbors these coding sequences:
- a CDS encoding uncharacterized protein (EggNog:ENOG41), with amino-acid sequence MAAADVLAFNQLPWKRCAESRSITQQPNIARDEYNLQARLRLISRAWIECGEHRSFSKGTSRQGRPLIVPDLFPQRVARHHARLVAISSLHHVIEPRHADSLARRKAPCAGPIHQSSPDPRQSERRKRSRSSILDDPILDAIIIDFTSEDGVVCRKGKNKKKGGANGNASSGRLPAGSKEGNQNPDRNGGGDQGGGGSNADQGGAAGDGNNGGGGDGDKDQDRGVNNDNAEHDLSAPPKSKKKDKSQTGTGAESPPPPTNAFDDGTLDDVNLNDDGGKNASSGSHAPESESGIGAAIRTKIKSLGGWGVSGSSSGNDAHTDDAGDKKSSLESNPWSTSDPKQSGSLALSVADTDATQSRTKKQVETPQDAVNGDEDPWGYQHPAKKKSKKNDPASISVTAPAPAVNDDIAGKEVTKETNNKNASDSLVEEEEKSDPMPQPKPAPRQEAVKKEDEGWSFWGLGKNKKKAEESVKPAEQIPPPPPPPPVPPLPSAEAAQLTENVWAVSGSKDKKKKREKGVQPDIVAVPEPEAKPRSKVVPPPADDAWGYTAKKPSKEDKKEKEREKESKDNDKKKTTKSGLADQPPPSSKLPIPIPDQHKCTNGNETSDGLDKTDQDEGSWSFWSFAGKKKGDSFTESGVDEGSHKAETQSPKSSGQHIDDLVSNGDKDKKKKLSASDPSKGASGNPPHADDSNAIGLDTTDAFGGSVDFFGSWGIGKSDKKRGESSWKPDGIEEPTDRTPIQDKKKHNFKSPVEVVGETTADPDATTSSRSKAPKLTEKDLKRLEQEKEKARLEEEAQTKAEAALDTKDQAEIAMLTEKKNKRGRLLKTDQTRLTLLQQNVAKRAEERAKREAKAREAEERAAEEQAAREAEEAARREAEEQAAREAEERAAREAEEQAAAIADEAEIKALVAKKTKKGKLSKRDEEKLAQLREAAAKRSERRAAREEQEQAAKEAQEQEVDEPQVETVDETEEAEAAEDDQQRATREAEEQERVTREAEERAAAIVKEEEEELAALMAKKEKKGKLLRKEEERFITLRVSAAKRERERKAREAEQAAQEAERKAREEEQAAREAEEKAAREAQEAAREAEEQAAALAAEEKELAALREKKAKRGGRLLRKDEDRLDVLEKNAANRAEEQAAKEAEEAAREAEIRTREAEEKAAALALAVAAEEEELAALKAKRVKRGGKLLKKEEDRLIELQRNAVRRAKEKAAQDAERAAREEKEQAAKEAEEQAAREAEEAAKEAAERAAQEEKEAKEAAAIAEEEREIAQLLDKKHNSFMGLSSKLEQRLSQLQAKATKRAEEQAARETERLAREVEEQAAREAEQAAREADERAAREARKAAAIAKEEEELALLLEKRSKTLRGKLSPQSEERINELQAKAAKRAEEKAAREAEEEAVREAERLAKEADERAAQEAKQAAMIVEEEKALALLLDKKAKSTLSAKGEERLKVLQARAAKRAEEQAAREAEEQAALEAERLAKEAAAIAKEEEELTYLLEKKSKTARGRLSPQYEERLSELQASAAKRAEEKAAREAEEQAALEAERLAKEAEEQAAEEARKAADEAEKAAAILKEEKELASLVEKRAKSSKGRLTSSLEARLSELKANASRRAEEKAAREAEEQAAREAEQAAKEAEERAAKEAEEAAAIAKEEKEIALLLEKQSSPRGLSAKAEQKLNELQAKAAKRAEEKAAREAEEQATIEAERAAREADEKAAAIAKEEEELALLLEEKTAFKSLSTKDEQRLNKLQARAAKRAEEKAAKEAEEQAALEAERLAREAEEKAAEIAMEEEEIAQLLGKQSSFRGLSSRGEQRLNELQAKAAQRAEEKAAREAEEQAALEAERLAREAEEKAAAIAKEEEEIAQLLAKKKTKGLTSKGELRLSELQARSTKRAEEKAAQEAEEQAALEAERLAREAEEKAAAIAKEEEDIAQLLAKKKIKGLTSKGEQRLSELQARAAKRAEEQAAREAEEQAALEAERIAREEEEKAAAIAKEEEEIAQLLAKKKAKSLTSKGQQRLSELQARAEERAEEQAAREAEEQAALEAERVAREAEEKAAREAKEAATIAKEEEEIAELLEKRRPGHSGACQVKKSSG; translated from the exons ATGGCAGCCGCCGATGTCTTGGCGTTTAATCAGCTGCCGTGGAAGAGATGCGCAGAGAGCCGGTCCATCACCCAGCAACCAAATATCGCGCGGGATGAGTATAATCTCCAGGCCCGGCTGCGACTTATATCTCGAGCTTGGATCGAGTGCGGAGAG CATCGATCGTTCTCAAAAGGCACATCACGGCAAGGTAGACCACTAATAGTTCCTGACTTGTTCCCACAACGAGTCGCCCGCCATCATGCAAGGCTCGTAGCGATATCTTCTCTCCATCATGTTATAGAGCCTCGCCACGCCGACTCGCTTGCTCGCCGAAAAGCGCCATGCGCCGGGCCCATTCATCAATCGTCCCCAGACCCCCGCCAATCGGAGCGGCGCAAGCGATCTCGTTCCAGCATCCTCGACGATCCGATTCTCGATGCAATAATAATTGATTTCACCTCTGAAGACGGAGTCGTTTGTCGCAAAGgcaagaataagaaaaagggaggggCGAATGGCAACGCCAGCAGCGGGAGACTTCCAGCGGGATCCAAGGAAGGTAACCAGAACCCTGACAGAAATGGCGGTGGGGATcaaggtggtggtggtagcaaTGCAGACCAGGGCGGAGCTGCAGGTGACGGAAATaatggtggtggcggtgatgggGACAAGGATCAGGACAGGGGTGTAAACAATGACAACGCGGAACATGATTTGTCGGCTCCTcccaagagcaagaaaaaggaTAAGTCCCAAACAGGAACGGGAGCCgaatctcctcctcctccaaccaACGCGTTTGACGACGGCACTCTTGACGACGTAAATTTGAACGACGACGGCGGGAAAAACGCTAGTTCTGGGTCGCACGCGCCAGAGTCTGAGAGTGGGATTGGGGCCGCTATCCGCACCAAAATCAAATCGCTTGGTGGTTGGGGCGTCAGCGGATCCTCAAGTGGTAACGATGCCCATACCGACGACGCTGGTGACAAAAAGAGCAGCCTCGAGAGCAACCCTTGGAGCACCAGCGACCCAAAACAATCAGGATCTCTAGCACTTTCAGTCGCCGACACCGATGCGACACAGAGCAGGACCAAAAAACAAGTAGAGACTCCCCAGGATGCTGTAAATGGGGACGAGGACCCATGGGGATATCAGCATCCggccaagaaaaagagcaaaaagaacgATCCCGCATCCATATCTGTCACTGCGCCGGCTCCAGCAGTAAATGACGACATCGCAGGCAAAGAGGTCACCAAAGAGACGAATAACAAGAACGCAAGCGATTCATTAgttgaggaggaagagaagtcAGATCCCATGCCGCAGCCCAAGCCAGCGCCCAGGCAGGAAGCGgtgaaaaaggaagatgaggGCTGGTCATTTTGGGGACTTggaaagaataagaagaaagccGAAGAGAGCGTTAAACCAGCTGAACAAATACCGCCTCCACCGCCACCTCCTCCCGTTCCACCTTTACCATCCGCAGAAGCAGCGCAACTCACCGAGAATGTTTGGGCCGTATCTGGATCgaaggataagaagaagaagagagaaaaaggagtGCAGCCTGACATTGTAGCCGTACCGGAACCCGAGGCTAAACCTAGATCTAAGGTTgtgccaccaccagcagacGATGCTTGGGGCTATACTGCCAAGAAACCGTCCAAAGAGgataagaaagagaaggagagagagaaagagagcaaagacaacgacaagaagaagacgacaaaGTCAGGCTTAGCCGACCAACCGCCACCCTCATCAAAACTTCCTATACCTATTCCTGATCAACACAAATGTACAAATGGCAATGAAACTTCAGATGGACTCGACAAAACTGATCAAGACGAGGGAAGCTGGAGCTTCTGGAGCTTCgcaggcaaaaagaagggcgATTCATTCACAGAATCCGGCGTGGACGAAGGGTCTCACAAGGCGGAAACGCAAAGTCCCAAGTCTTCCGGACAGCATATCGACGACTTGGTGAGCAACGGGGATaaggacaaaaagaagaagctatcAGCTTCTGATCCGTCCAAAG GCGCCTCAGGCAATCCGCCACATGCAGATGATTCTAACGCTATAGGGCTGGACACGACGGACGCATTCGGTGGCAGTGTAGACTTCTTCGGTTCTTGGGGTATTGGTAAGAGTGATAAGAAGCGAGGCGAATCGTCGTGGAAGCCCGATGGCATTGAAGAACCAACCGACCGCACTCCGATccaggacaagaagaagcataaTTTCAAAAGTCCGGTTGAAGTTGTGGGTGAGACTACTG CAGATCCCGATGCGACCACGTCTTCTAGATCGAAAGCGCCCAAGTTGACCGAGAAAGACCTCAAAAGGCTTGaacaagagaaggagaaggctaGACTTGAGGAGGAAGCACAAACCAAGGCAGAAGCCGCGCTTGATACCAAAGACCAAGCGGAAATAGCTATGCTcacggaaaagaaaaataagaggGGTAGGTTGCTTAAAACGGACCAGACCAGACTCACTCTCCTGCAACAGAACGTCGCGAAACGGGCTGAGGAACGAGCTAAGCGAGAAGCCAAGGCAAGAGAGGCCGAGGAAAGAGCTGCCGAGGAGCAAGCAGCcagagaagctgaagaggctgCTCGCAGAGAGGCGGAAGAGCAAGCGGCACGAGAGGCGGAAGAACGGGCTGCTCGCGAAGCAGAGGAACAAGCTGCCGCAATCGCCGATGAAGCAGAAATTAAAGCCTTGGTTGCGAAGAAGACTAAAAAGGGCAAGCTATCTAAGAgggatgaagaaaagcttGCCCAGCttcgagaagctgccgcAAAACGCTCCGAAAGACGCGCCGCTCGCgaagaacaagagcaagCTGCCAAGGAAGCCCAAGAGCAGGAAGTGGACGAGCCCCAAGTTGAGACTGTCGACGAAacggaagaagcagaagccgcAGAAGATGATCAGCAACGAGCCACACGCGAGGCCGAGGAGCAGGAGCGGGTTACTCgcgaagcagaagagcgagcggctgccattgtcaaggaagaagaagaggaactgGCCGCTCtgatggcaaagaaggagaaaaaaggtAAGCTTCTcaggaaagaagaggagagatttATCACTCTTCGGGTAAGTGCCGCAAAGCGCGAGAGAGAACGAAAAGCACGGGAAGCAGAACAAGCAGCCCAAGAAGCCGAACGCAAAGCCCGAGAGGAGGAGCAAGCTGCTCGAGAAGCAGAGGAGAAAGCCGCTCGCGAGGCCCAGGAAGCAGCTCGCGAGGCAGAAGAACAAGCCGCTGCTCTTGccgcagaagaaaaagaactaGCCGCGttaagagagaagaaggccaagagaGGAGGTAGGCTCCTTCGAAAAGACGAAGACAGGCTTGATGTACTCGAAAAAAATGCTGCAAACCGGGCGGAAGAGCAAGCTGctaaagaagctgaagaggcagCCCGTGAAGCTGAAATACGGACCCGcgaagcagaggaaaaggcaGCTGCCCTTGCTCTTGCCGTTGCtgcggaagaggaggagttgGCCGCGCtaaaagcaaagagagtCAAAAGAGGAGGTAAGCTACTTAAAAAGGAGGAAGACAGGCTTATTGAACTCCAAAGAAATGCAGTAAGGCgggcaaaagagaaagcagctcAAGACGCAGAACGGGCTGCCCGTGAAGAGAAGGAACAAGCTGCTAAGGAGGCAGAGGAACAGGCCGCTCgagaggctgaagaagccgctaaagaagcagcagagcggGCTGCCcaggaggaaaaggaggcaaaagaagctgctgcgattgcagaagaagagcgggAAATAGCCCAACTACTCGATAAGAAGCATAATTCGTTCATGGGCTTGTCGAGTAAACTAGAGCAGAGGTTGAGCCAACTTCAGGCTAAGGCGACGAAACGAGCCGAGGAGCAAGCTGCCCGTGAAACCGAGCGCCTTGCTCGCGAAGTTGAAGAACAAGCAGCTCGGGAAGCTGAGCAAGCAGCCAGAGAAGCCGATGAGCGAGCAGCTCGAGAAGCAAGAAAGGCGGCCGCAATTGctaaagaggaggaagaactTGCATTACTCCTTGAGAAAAGGTCCAAAACCCTCCGAGGAAAACTCTCGCCCCAAAGTGAAGAAAGGATAAACGAGCTCCAAGCTAAGGCCGCTAAACGGGCTGAAGAAAAAGCTGCCCGggaagcggaagaagaggctgttcGGGAAGCTGAGCGACTAGCTAAAGAAGCTGATGAGCGCGCCGCTCAAGAAGCAAAGCAAGCTGCTATgattgttgaagaagagaaggcgcTTGCTTTGTTACTTGACAAGAAGGCCAAGTCAACACTGTCAGcaaaaggggaagaaaggcTGAAAGTGCTTCAAGCTAGAGCTGCCAAGCGGGCTGAAGAACAGGCTGCCCGAGAAGCTGAGGAACAAGCTGCTTTAGAGGCTGAACGGCTAGCTAAGGAAGCTGCTGCGATTGctaaggaggaagaagaacttACGTACCTCCTCGAGAAGAAGTCTAAAACAGCCAGAGGAAGGCTTTCGCCTCAATACGAAGAGAGGCTAAGCGAACTCCAAGCCAGCGCCGCTAAGAGGGCTGAAGAAAAAGCTGCCCGAGAAGCTGAGGAGCAAGCTGCTCTGGAGGCTGAACGACTGGctaaagaagctgaagaacaggctgctgaagaggctaGGAAAGCTGCTGATGAAGCTGAGAAGGCCGCCGCTATCctgaaggaggaaaaggagctAGCTTCCCTCGTCGAGAAGAGGGCTAAATCATCAAAAGGAAGGCTGACGTCTTCGTTGGAGGCAAGACTAAGTGAGCTCAAAGCTAATGCCTCGAGGCGCGCTGAAGAGAAGGCAGCCCGAGAAGCCGAAGAACAGGCTGCTAGAGAAGCTGAACAAGCAGCTAAGGAAGCTGAGGAGCGTGCCgccaaagaagctgaagaggctgCCGCAAtcgccaaagaagagaaagaaattgCCCTCCTGCTTGAAAAGCAATCTTCTCCCAGAGGCCTATCGGCTAAAGCAGAGCAGAAGTTGAATGAGCTACAAGCTAAGGCAGCAAAGCGTGCTGAAGAGAAGGCCGCTCGGGAAGCTGAAGAACAGGCTACAATAGAAGCCGAGCGAGCAGCTAGAGAGGCAGATGAAAAAGCTGCTGCAATTGctaaagaagaggaagaattgGCCCTTTTACTTGAAGAGAAAACTGCATTTAAAAGCCTATCAACCAAAGACGAGCAGCGATTAAATAAGCTACAGGCCAGAGCGGCaaaaagagctgaagagaaagCCGCtaaagaggctgaagagcagGCTGCTTTAGAAGCTGAACGACTAGCtagagaagcagaggaaaaggctGCTGAAATCGCcatggaggaggaagaaattgCTCAGTTGCTTGGAAAACAGTCTTCATTCAGAGGCCTATCAAGCAGAGGAGAACAGCGGTTAAATGAGCTACAAGCTAAAGCCGCTCAGCGGGCTGAAGAAAAGGCCGCTCGGGAAGCTGAGGAACAGGCTGCTCTAGAGGCTGAACGACTGGCtagagaagcagaggaaaaggcaGCTGCAATCGctaaggaagaggaagaaattgcTCAGCTActtgcaaagaaaaaaaccaagGGCCTGACAAGCAAAGGAGAGCTGCGACTAAGTGAACTGCAAGCAAGGTCGACaaagagagctgaagagaaagCTGCCCAAGAGGCTGAGGAGCAGGCAGCCTTAGAAGCTGAACGACTAGCCagggaagcagaagaaaaggctgCCGCAATcgccaaggaagaagaagacattgCTCAGTTACtcgccaaaaagaaaatcaagggTCTGACGAGTAAAGGTGAACAACGGTTAAGTGAGCTGCAGGCTAGAGCTGCaaagagagctgaagagcaGGCCGCTCGGGAAGCTGAGGAACAAGCTGCACTGGAAGCTGAGCGAATAGctagagaggaagaggaaaaagctgctgcaatcgccaaggaagaggaagagattgCTCAGCTGcttgcaaagaagaaagccaagAGCCTGACCAGCAAAGGACAACAGCGGCTAAGTGAGCTGCAAGCCAGAGCtgaagagagagctgagGAGCAGGCCGCTCGGGAGGCTGAAGAGCAAGCTGCATTAGAGGCTGAACGAGTAGctcgagaagcagaagaaaaggcggctcgagaagcaaaagaagctgCTACTATCGctaaagaagaggaagaaatcgCTGAGTTActcgaaaaaagaagaccagGACATTCAGGGGCCTGTCAAgtaaagaagagcagcggctAA